The genomic segment ATCACGATCAGCCACTGACCGCTCTGACGGCGATGAACCACGCCCAACTGCTGCATTTGTTTCAGGCAGACATCGGCCCCTGCGATGCGAAAGGGCGCTACCTGCACTGGGATAAACTGCGCCACCTGCCATCCCCAAGCGGTTTCAATGCGGAATTACACTGGATTGCTACCAAGCTGGTCCGAGAAAAAATAGCCCGGAGTATTCCTCTGCTCAATAAAGACAATCAGCCATTCCGGTTTTGTATTCCCGATACCCTGATGCGGGATTTATTGTGGATCAGCGAAAATGCCAGCGGCGCCATGGCTGCCGATGCCATCATGCAAGACAAAAGCACCCGGGAACATTATCTGATCAACAGCCTGATTGAAGAAGCCATCAGCTCCAGCCAACTGGAAGGAGCCTCGACAACCCGTAGAGTAGCCAAGGAGATGCTCACCAGCGCCAGAACACCACTGAACCAATCCGAGCGCATGATTGTAAACAACTATAAGGCAATGCAGTTTATTCGGGAATATCGGCATGAGCCATTAACCCCTTCGATCATTTTCGAATTACACCGACTGCTGACAGCAGGAACACTGGAGTCTGGCGATGAACATCTGGCCCGGCAGTTCAGACGTGTGGAAGATGATATTTGTGTCTTTTATCAGGATGACCAACTGCTGCACGTACCGCCCAAAGCCGCTGAGTTACCCCAGCGGCTGCAGGCACTGTGTGATTTTGCCAATCAGACTGGCGATGATTCTGGAGAGATATTTATTCCTCCGGTGATCAAGGCCATCATTGTGCATTTTATGATCAGCTACGATCATCCTTTTGTTGACGGTAATGGCCGTACCGCACGAGCACTGTTCTACTGGATGATGGCGAAAGAGAATTACTGGCTACTGCAATACACCTCGATTTCAAGGGTGATCAAGAAAGCACCGGCGCAATATCAAAAGGCCTATCTCTATACCGAAACCGATGCCAACGATCTGACGTACTTTATTGACTACCAGTTGGATGTCATCAAAGAGTCAATTCATGACCTGCATAAGTGGCTCAAAGACAAGATGCAGGAGCTGAGAGAAACCGAAGATGTGCTCAGTGGCTCTGCTCTGCAGGGACAGTTGAATCATCGTCAATTATCTATCCTGAAACATGCTTTGAAGAACCCCGGTTATGAATACAGCATCAAGGGCCATCAGCATTCCCACGGAGTGGTGTACCAGACGGCACGTACCGATTTATTGAATTTGGCAGAAACATTCCAGTTACTGAAGCGCTACAAGATCGGCAAAAAAGATACCTTTATTGTTCCTCACAACCTGAAGGACATCATCAGAGAAAAAGCCCGTCAATAGCGAAACAACGGCATAACCATGCGCCACAGAAAACAGAAAAGGGCGCCGAAGCGCCCTCTAACAACCGTTGTGTAACAACCGCCGTGTACTGCTGTGAGTATCAGTTAAGCTGATAGTCGTAAGTCATATCGTAGTCGGAGATAACTTCTACGGGTGAACCTCCAGCATCAACTGTCATGGTCTGAGTAAATTTCAGCGTAAAGGTCTTGCGCGTATCGGTATCGGTTACCACAGTGACAACCAGGTCGGTGATATCAGAACCAGCAGTCTCGAAGCCAGCGGCGGCCCGATCTTCAAGTTCAGACAAGGAATCCGGTGCCTCCAGCCCTTCAATGGTGACCGCAGGAATAGCCGTCGTCGTGACTCCGGATTTAAACGTGCCGCTGAAGGTCAGCGTCCACTCGCCATCCAGGTTGCTGTTGTCACCGCCGCCAATGGTGATGCCATCGGTATCGATATCGACGTCGTAGTCATACACCAGACCGTTCACTTCAACGATGAAAGAACCTGCGCTGAAGTCGATATCGATACTGATAAGATCCAGTACCGCATCCAAACCACTGCCGTTGACGCTGAACTCGGTCGTAAAAAAGTCGTAACTGTCAGCATCCAGGCCATTGCCGGAAAACTGTTCACTGAAATTGGCATTAATCTGCGCCTGAACGTCAGCAAGATCATCGCTGGAGAAGCTGGTAGCGGCGGAGGCCCAGTTTTGTTGCAGCGTCGCCAGGCTGGTTTCGCCATTGGCCAGGAACATCGCCAGCGTGGTCATCGGTGTAATATTGGCGATGCTGTTGGCGGTTGCCGCAAAAGAATACTGTACGTCCGAACCATCGTCAGGAGCAGCACGCAGCAAGAAAGGCGCTGACATGCCGGTTACTGTAATGGTGTAGCTGCCGTCAGCCTCGATCGCGACATTGACTTCTGTACCACTGGCGTCTGTTACATAGACGAAACCGTCAATCGCGGCACCGGTGGCCGCTGTACCTTCCAGCGTCGCATCTGCTGAGTTGCTGCTATCGTTATTATCACTGCTGCTGTCATTGCTATCGCTACTACCACAACCCGTAATGGCCAGCGTGCTACTGATCAGAGCGGCAGACACCCAGCCCGTTAATGAATGAGTCCAGTTCATGAGTTGATTCCTTTGTGCTTATCACATGGTTAACTATTTGGGTCTGATCACCGGTAGATTGGTGTTCCGGTTTCCAGAACGGTCAAAGAGTAACCAGCTTTGGTTTGGCAATACAATTCCTTACAAAACCAGTGCGAGCCTCTGTGCAGAGCGTCACAACTTCCCCTGATCGAACGTAGGACAAGCTGGCAATAGATAGGCTGGCTACCGCGTCACAGAGTATTTCCGGGTCTCAGCCGCTGGCTTGCAAGGCATTGATAAATGCTGCAGTGGCTGATAGCGGGTAAACGATCGATGGCAAAACAGTGTCGACAAGCGATAGGAAGGCGATAGGAAGGCGATAGGAAGGAGGGACAAAAATACCAGAACCGAGGTATCACCACGAGAGGCAAGAAACAGCAACAGACAGGAGGCGAAGGAATTCGCCGCCGAGACAAACCGATGGCGGTAACGGTTCCAGAATAAACCTCATTACCGCCAACAGAAGGCCACCGCACGGGTGCGGCCAAACATCAGCTCAAGACTGATTCAGGCAGCCAGATCAGGCAATCTTTGGATCCAGCTCACCGGTCAGGTAACGCTCGTACATCACGTCCAGAGAGTCGACCTTGATCTTGCTGGCATTACCTGCGGTACCGAAGGCTTCGTAACGGGCAATACAGATGTCGGACATTGCCGTCACGGTTTCTTTCAGGTATTTACGCGGGTCAAATTCGCCTGGGTTCGCTGCCAGAAAACGACGGATGGCACCGGTAGACGCCAGACGCAAGTCGGTATCGATATTCACCTTGCGGACGCCGTACTTGATGCCTTCAACGATCTGCTCAACCGGCACGCCGTAGGTTTCCGGAATTTCGCCACCAAATTCGTTGATGATCGCCAGCCACTCTTGAGGCACAGACGACGAACCATGCATGACCAGGTGAGTACCTGGAATACGCTGGTGAATAGCCTTGATGCGGTCAATCGCCAGAATGTCATCGGTTGGCGGACGGGTAAACTTGTACGCGCCGTGGGACGTACCACAGGCAATCGCCAGAGCATCGACACCGGTTTGTTTGACGAAATCGGCCGCTTCTTCCGGGTCGGTCAACATCTGGTCGTGGCTCAGAATACCTTCTGCGCCAATACCGTCTTCTTCACCAGCCTGACCGGTTTCCAACGATCCCAGACAACCCAGTTCACCTTCTACTGACACACCACAAGCGTGCGCCATTGCGACGGTACGACGGGTGACCTCGACGTTGTATTCGTAGCTGGTTGGCGTTTTGCCATCGGTTCCCAGTGAACCGTCCATCATCACTGAGCTGAAGCCCAGCTGAATGGAGCGCTGACAAACATCTGGCGAGGTGCCGTGATCCTGGTGCATACACACAGGAAT from the Candidatus Thalassolituus haligoni genome contains:
- the fba gene encoding class II fructose-bisphosphate aldolase (catalyzes the reversible aldol condensation of dihydroxyacetonephosphate and glyceraldehyde 3-phosphate in the Calvin cycle, glycolysis, and/or gluconeogenesis) — its product is MALISMRQMLDHAAEFGYGVPAFNVNNLEQMRAIMMAADKTDSPVIVQASAGARKYAGAPFLRHLILAAVEEFPHIPVCMHQDHGTSPDVCQRSIQLGFSSVMMDGSLGTDGKTPTSYEYNVEVTRRTVAMAHACGVSVEGELGCLGSLETGQAGEEDGIGAEGILSHDQMLTDPEEAADFVKQTGVDALAIACGTSHGAYKFTRPPTDDILAIDRIKAIHQRIPGTHLVMHGSSSVPQEWLAIINEFGGEIPETYGVPVEQIVEGIKYGVRKVNIDTDLRLASTGAIRRFLAANPGEFDPRKYLKETVTAMSDICIARYEAFGTAGNASKIKVDSLDVMYERYLTGELDPKIA
- a CDS encoding Fic family protein, whose product is MKRPQTPPYHDQPLTALTAMNHAQLLHLFQADIGPCDAKGRYLHWDKLRHLPSPSGFNAELHWIATKLVREKIARSIPLLNKDNQPFRFCIPDTLMRDLLWISENASGAMAADAIMQDKSTREHYLINSLIEEAISSSQLEGASTTRRVAKEMLTSARTPLNQSERMIVNNYKAMQFIREYRHEPLTPSIIFELHRLLTAGTLESGDEHLARQFRRVEDDICVFYQDDQLLHVPPKAAELPQRLQALCDFANQTGDDSGEIFIPPVIKAIIVHFMISYDHPFVDGNGRTARALFYWMMAKENYWLLQYTSISRVIKKAPAQYQKAYLYTETDANDLTYFIDYQLDVIKESIHDLHKWLKDKMQELRETEDVLSGSALQGQLNHRQLSILKHALKNPGYEYSIKGHQHSHGVVYQTARTDLLNLAETFQLLKRYKIGKKDTFIVPHNLKDIIREKARQ